From the genome of Bradyrhizobium sp. ORS 278:
CGCCACCACGCTGTCGATCTTCGCCTCCGTGCTGGCCGCCTATGCCATCGTGCGGCTGCGCTTCAAGGGCGCCGACACCGTGGGCGTGCTGATCTTCTTCGCCTATCTCGTGCCGCCGTCGATCCTGTTCATCCCGCTGGCCTCGGTGATCCAGGCCTACGGCCTGTTCGACTCGCCGCTGTCCCTGATCCTGGTCTATCCGACACTGCTCATCCCGTTCTCGACCTGGCTGCTGATGGGCTACTTCAAGACCATCCCGTTCGAGCTCGAGGAGTGCGCCCTGATCGACGGCGCCAGCCGCTGGCAGATCCTGGTCAAGATCGTTGTGCCCTTGGCGGTGCCAGGCCTGATCTCGGCCTTCATCTTTTCGTTCACGCTGTGCTGGAACGAGTTCATCTACGCGCTGACCTTCCTGCAGTCGACGCCGAACAAGACGGTGCCGGTCGCGATCGTCAACGAGTTCGTCGATGGCGACATCTACAAATGGGGATCGCTGATGGCCGGCGCCCTGGTCGGCTCGCTGCCCCTCGTGATCCTTTACGCCTTCTTCGTCGAGCATTATGTGTCGGCCATGACCGGCGCGGTGAAGGAGTAGGGCGGGCTCGTCGAGCTCTCGTAGGGTGGGCAAAGCGAAGCGTGCCCACCGTCTTCCGGCATCGCCAAATGCTGCGGTGGGCACGGCGCTACGCGCCTTTGCTCACCCTACATGTTGAAGGAGCATCCCCTTGCATATTCTCGTTCTCGGCGCCGCCGGCATGGTCGGGCGCAAGCTGGTGGAGCGGCTGGTCCGCGACGGCCGCCTCGGCGACAGCGCCATCACCCGCCTGACCCTGCAGGACATCGTCGCGCCGGCGAAGCCCGACACGTCCATCGCGGTGGACACCATCGCCGGCGATTTCGCCGTGCCCGGTTTCGCCGAGAAGCTGGTCGCCGATCGCCCCGACGTGATCTTCCATCTCGCCGCCATCGTCTCCGGCGAGGCCGAGCTCGATTTCGACAAGGGCTACCGCATCAATCTCGACGGCACGCGGATGCTGTTTGACGCCGTCAGGCTGATCGGCAACGGCTACAAGCCGCGGCTGGTCTTCACCTCCTCGATCGCCGTGTTCGGCGCGCCGTTCCCCGACGCCATCGGCGACGAGTTCGTCAATGCGCCGCTGCTCAGCTACGGCACCCAGAAGGCGATCGGCGAGCTCTTGCTGGCCGACTACAGCCGCCGCGGCTTCTTCGACGGCGTCGGCATCCGCCTGCCGACCATCTGCATCCGCCCCGGCGCGCCCAACAAGGCGGCGTCCGGCTTCTTCTCCAACATCCTGCGCGAGCCGCTGGCCGGCAAGGAGGCCGTGCTGCCGGTGTCCGAGGACGTCCAGCATTGGCACGCGACGCCACGCTCGGCGGTCGGCTTCCTGCTGCATGCCGCGACCATGGACACCGCGAAGATCGGCCCGCGCCGGAACCTGACCATGCCCGGCCTGACGGCCACCGTCGGCGAGCAGATCGCCGCCCTCCGCCGCGTCGCGGGCGACAACGTCGCCAATCGCATCAGGCGGGAGCCCGACCCCTTCATCGTCGGCATCGTCGCCGGCTGGCCGCGGAATTTCGAGGCCAGGCGCGCCCGCGAGCTCGGCTTCACCACCGAGGAAAAGACCTTCGACGATATCATCCGGATCCACATCGAGGACGAGCTCGGCGGCAAGTTCGTGGCCTGAGACCGCCACCAGCCTCTGGACTCGCATGGAGCAAAGCGCCATTTGGGGGA
Proteins encoded in this window:
- a CDS encoding carbohydrate ABC transporter permease translates to MTDTAALQSKTPSNATATAAKLAAGDDSEGMSYLESLPRRLITLYLPLGIILLVLLFPFYWMGLTSIKPDEQLIDMEKYNPFWVVHPTFKHISKLLFETQYPRWLWNTMYVAVGATTLSIFASVLAAYAIVRLRFKGADTVGVLIFFAYLVPPSILFIPLASVIQAYGLFDSPLSLILVYPTLLIPFSTWLLMGYFKTIPFELEECALIDGASRWQILVKIVVPLAVPGLISAFIFSFTLCWNEFIYALTFLQSTPNKTVPVAIVNEFVDGDIYKWGSLMAGALVGSLPLVILYAFFVEHYVSAMTGAVKE
- the denD gene encoding D-erythronate dehydrogenase, which codes for MHILVLGAAGMVGRKLVERLVRDGRLGDSAITRLTLQDIVAPAKPDTSIAVDTIAGDFAVPGFAEKLVADRPDVIFHLAAIVSGEAELDFDKGYRINLDGTRMLFDAVRLIGNGYKPRLVFTSSIAVFGAPFPDAIGDEFVNAPLLSYGTQKAIGELLLADYSRRGFFDGVGIRLPTICIRPGAPNKAASGFFSNILREPLAGKEAVLPVSEDVQHWHATPRSAVGFLLHAATMDTAKIGPRRNLTMPGLTATVGEQIAALRRVAGDNVANRIRREPDPFIVGIVAGWPRNFEARRARELGFTTEEKTFDDIIRIHIEDELGGKFVA